Proteins found in one Vallitalea guaymasensis genomic segment:
- a CDS encoding energy-coupling factor transporter transmembrane component T family protein, translating into MDNVMIGNFQRQKSGWITFDPRIKLFHVVVTGIIFFNIESWKSMFGYILSMILVMMALGVIGPAVKYMLLSLGLLFCYVVLPNIIDSQVIGSIGTLMFILVRFMPFCMMGTIIIRTVDVTELIGALNKLRFPRVLIVPFAVTVRFIPTIFIELKIIRDSMAIRNIQLSFYGFIRKPFRTIEYLLVPLLSRSGKIAEELAASAMTRAIDYPCKKTNVNKLYLRFIDYFYILYIIITGGMVIIWD; encoded by the coding sequence ATGGATAATGTGATGATTGGTAATTTCCAAAGGCAGAAGTCAGGATGGATTACTTTTGACCCTAGAATAAAACTATTTCATGTTGTAGTTACTGGGATTATATTTTTTAACATAGAATCATGGAAGAGCATGTTTGGTTATATATTAAGTATGATTCTAGTGATGATGGCATTAGGTGTAATAGGACCTGCTGTAAAATATATGTTACTATCTTTGGGATTGCTGTTTTGCTATGTTGTATTACCTAATATAATCGATAGTCAAGTTATTGGCTCTATTGGTACGCTAATGTTCATATTAGTTCGTTTTATGCCTTTTTGTATGATGGGAACTATAATAATCAGAACGGTAGATGTTACAGAACTTATAGGAGCGTTAAACAAACTAAGGTTTCCTAGAGTTCTTATTGTGCCCTTTGCAGTTACTGTAAGATTCATACCAACTATTTTTATAGAGCTTAAAATTATAAGAGATAGTATGGCAATTCGTAACATTCAACTATCATTTTATGGTTTCATCAGAAAGCCTTTTAGAACCATAGAATATCTATTGGTACCATTATTATCTAGAAGTGGCAAGATAGCAGAGGAATTGGCAGCATCTGCTATGACAAGAGCCATTGATTATCCTTGCAAAAAAACTAATGTAAATAAATTATATTTAAGGTTTATAGATTACTTCTATATTCTATACATAATAATTACAGGAGGGATGGTGATTATATGGGATTAA
- a CDS encoding helix-turn-helix transcriptional regulator, with the protein MKRIENDSFILGKSTKIIKKTSEITIHELQEPYGSGTITFYYMMPEIYVYVSDFSLSNNYILNSQKDYEFYSKKIFKMDYCFKGKICATDIDGKSCIARAGQTSYYYGEKNLQCLEMLENNYKGIGIIGFADDIVEIFSNIFHIEEELFIKLGKQTNKHKNYISIKSNLEVTALAHKLMEAINQENLEMMKIKAMEWLIYEIKHIEENLLKKENVYTQNTIKKILEAERYIKNNLSDKLTIDSISNTIGLSQSTLKKGFNTLYSTSIYSYIKSLRLDLGRSLIISTDKSITEIALECGYDNLNSFSKAFKQYYNITPRELRK; encoded by the coding sequence ATGAAACGTATAGAAAATGATTCATTTATACTTGGTAAAAGCACTAAGATAATTAAAAAAACAAGTGAAATAACTATACATGAATTACAGGAGCCATATGGAAGTGGTACTATAACATTCTATTATATGATGCCAGAGATATATGTGTATGTAAGTGATTTCAGCCTTTCTAATAATTATATACTTAATAGTCAGAAGGATTATGAATTTTACAGTAAGAAGATATTTAAAATGGATTACTGTTTCAAAGGCAAAATCTGTGCAACAGATATTGACGGTAAAAGTTGTATAGCTAGAGCAGGACAAACTTCCTATTATTATGGAGAAAAAAATCTCCAATGTTTAGAGATGCTGGAAAATAATTATAAAGGAATTGGAATTATAGGTTTTGCAGATGATATTGTAGAAATATTTTCAAATATATTTCATATTGAAGAAGAACTCTTTATTAAGCTTGGTAAACAGACTAACAAGCATAAGAATTACATATCCATAAAAAGCAATCTTGAAGTTACAGCATTGGCACATAAGCTAATGGAGGCAATAAATCAAGAGAATCTTGAAATGATGAAAATAAAAGCCATGGAATGGCTTATTTATGAGATAAAGCATATTGAAGAAAACTTATTGAAAAAAGAAAATGTCTATACTCAAAATACAATAAAAAAAATATTAGAAGCTGAGAGATATATAAAAAACAACTTATCTGACAAGTTGACTATCGATAGTATAAGCAACACGATTGGACTTAGTCAATCAACGCTGAAAAAAGGTTTCAACACCTTGTATTCAACGAGTATTTATAGTTATATCAAATCTTTAAGACTGGATTTGGGCAGGTCACTAATTATCTCTACAGATAAAAGTATTACGGAAATAGCACTTGAATGTGGCTATGATAATCTTAATAGTTTTAGTAAAGCATTTAAACAGTATTATAATATAACACCAAGAGAACTACGAAAATAA
- a CDS encoding MptD family putative ECF transporter S component — protein MERINRNKLTSKNLIAIGIYNAVFFALVLIIGMIVGIVPVFYLFFYAIGSIALGPVYMLIISRSPKKGTIVISGIIQGLIWTLMGLWHMVIFTTIGGILAEIIANIGQYRKKFYMVLSFVVFILGFYGTSFGVIIFFSDYYIKLSKELGGKADYITSIVNLVHGPMGVIAFIATIIGAVIGGVFGIKLLKKHFDREELSYNG, from the coding sequence ATGGAAAGAATTAATAGAAATAAGCTGACCAGTAAGAATTTAATTGCAATTGGAATCTATAATGCAGTCTTTTTTGCTTTGGTGCTAATAATTGGAATGATTGTTGGGATTGTACCTGTATTCTATCTGTTCTTCTATGCTATTGGAAGCATAGCTCTAGGACCAGTCTATATGTTGATTATCAGCCGTTCACCTAAAAAAGGAACAATAGTGATTAGTGGTATCATTCAAGGATTGATCTGGACATTGATGGGTCTTTGGCATATGGTTATATTCACTACAATTGGTGGTATATTGGCTGAAATAATTGCTAACATAGGGCAATATAGAAAGAAATTCTATATGGTACTGTCATTTGTAGTTTTCATCCTCGGATTTTACGGTACTAGTTTTGGTGTAATCATCTTTTTCAGTGACTATTACATCAAGCTTTCCAAAGAATTAGGAGGAAAAGCTGATTATATAACAAGTATTGTTAATCTTGTACATGGACCTATGGGAGTTATTGCTTTTATAGCTACTATTATTGGAGCAGTCATAGGTGGAGTATTTGGAATAAAGTTATTAAAAAAACATTTTGACAGAGAGGAATTATCATACAATGGATAA
- a CDS encoding alpha-galactosidase codes for MGIQYNESKKIFHIQGKSVSYIFKADKYNNLIHLYYGKKIRNINDNVINTNKAKSWSIIPNEEDDQYALDSALLEYPTFGHVDLRSGALSIEQENGSRILNLKYDSHKIIKGKKGLEGLPATYADENEAETLEIALIDEVTNLLVVLNYTVFNDRNVITKSVQIINKGYQTLKVLNAQSCCVDYRNSDYELLQLSGAWARERQIVKRQLVQGIQSIGSARGTSSHVHNPFMALLSPDTTEEKGEVFGFNLVYSGNFLGEVSVSEHNRTRLLMGINPLNFSWQLKPEERFQTPEVVMVYSNEGLGGMSSEYHSLYRENLMRGTWKEKQRPIVINNWEATYFDFTRESLEDIVKKASEIGVELFVLDDGWFGKRDDDTCSLGDWYVNTDKIEGGLEKLAENVGYMDMDFGLWFEPEMISPDSDLYRNHSDWCLHVENRERVTCRYQLVLNLSKKEVCDYIIESVSKVLSSAPIKYVKWDMNRYLTDVMSMDLPRDRQMETSHRYMLGLYYIMEEIVTRHKDILFEGCSGGGGRFDPGILYYMPQIWTSDDSDAIERLKIQYSTSLVYPPVSMGSHVSSTPNHQVGRTTPLNTRGNVAMSGNFGYELDLTKYNDKQISEIKEQIDFYKENRQLIQYGDYYRLNNPFEENNGAWIFVSKDKTEAILFYTTILAEPNPVDQQVRCRGLNEEFNYKIDGLEGIFGGDELMNLGLTLPELKDFESVRFRIRKA; via the coding sequence ATGGGAATACAATATAATGAAAGCAAAAAAATATTCCATATACAAGGAAAAAGCGTAAGTTATATATTTAAAGCGGATAAATATAATAATCTAATACATCTTTATTACGGTAAAAAGATAAGAAATATCAATGATAACGTAATCAATACTAACAAAGCAAAAAGCTGGAGTATAATACCTAATGAAGAAGATGATCAGTATGCACTGGATTCAGCTCTACTTGAATATCCAACATTTGGTCATGTAGATCTAAGAAGTGGTGCTCTTAGCATTGAGCAAGAAAATGGTTCTAGAATTCTTAATCTGAAATATGATTCTCATAAGATAATAAAAGGTAAAAAAGGATTAGAAGGTTTACCTGCAACCTATGCAGATGAAAATGAAGCAGAAACACTGGAGATAGCACTGATAGATGAAGTTACCAATCTTTTGGTAGTATTGAACTATACAGTATTCAATGATAGAAACGTTATAACAAAATCTGTACAGATCATAAATAAAGGATATCAAACATTAAAAGTACTCAATGCACAAAGTTGTTGTGTTGATTATAGAAACTCTGATTATGAGTTATTGCAACTATCAGGAGCTTGGGCTAGAGAACGTCAAATTGTCAAGAGACAATTAGTACAAGGAATCCAATCCATTGGAAGTGCAAGAGGAACTAGCAGTCATGTACATAATCCATTCATGGCACTATTGTCACCTGATACTACAGAAGAAAAAGGAGAAGTATTTGGATTTAACCTAGTGTACAGTGGTAATTTCTTAGGTGAAGTATCAGTAAGTGAACACAATAGAACTAGATTACTTATGGGTATTAATCCATTGAATTTCTCTTGGCAGCTAAAACCAGAAGAAAGGTTCCAGACACCAGAAGTAGTAATGGTATATTCTAATGAAGGGCTTGGAGGCATGTCAAGTGAGTATCATAGCCTGTATAGAGAAAACTTGATGAGAGGTACATGGAAAGAAAAACAAAGACCTATTGTAATTAACAACTGGGAAGCTACATATTTTGATTTTACAAGAGAAAGTTTAGAAGATATTGTTAAAAAAGCTAGTGAAATAGGTGTTGAATTATTTGTTCTAGATGATGGATGGTTCGGTAAAAGAGATGATGATACCTGTTCATTAGGTGATTGGTATGTGAATACTGATAAAATCGAAGGTGGACTAGAAAAACTAGCTGAGAATGTTGGGTATATGGATATGGATTTTGGATTATGGTTCGAACCAGAAATGATATCACCTGACAGTGACCTGTATAGAAATCATAGTGATTGGTGTCTACATGTTGAAAATAGAGAAAGAGTTACATGCAGATATCAATTAGTTCTGAACTTATCCAAAAAAGAGGTTTGTGACTATATTATTGAATCAGTATCCAAAGTACTTTCAAGTGCACCAATCAAATATGTAAAATGGGATATGAATAGATATTTAACAGATGTTATGTCCATGGACTTGCCTAGAGACAGACAAATGGAAACATCTCATAGATATATGTTAGGTCTATATTATATAATGGAAGAGATTGTAACCAGACATAAGGATATCCTATTTGAAGGCTGTTCTGGAGGTGGAGGAAGATTCGATCCAGGTATCTTATATTATATGCCTCAGATCTGGACTAGTGATGATTCAGATGCTATCGAGAGATTGAAGATACAGTACTCTACAAGCTTAGTTTATCCACCTGTTTCTATGGGAAGTCATGTTTCCAGTACACCTAATCATCAGGTAGGAAGAACCACACCTCTTAATACAAGAGGGAATGTAGCTATGTCAGGTAATTTCGGTTATGAACTTGATCTTACAAAATATAATGATAAACAGATTAGTGAAATAAAAGAACAAATTGATTTCTATAAAGAAAATAGACAGCTTATCCAATATGGAGATTATTATAGATTAAATAACCCTTTTGAAGAAAACAATGGAGCTTGGATTTTTGTTTCTAAGGATAAGACTGAAGCAATCTTATTCTATACAACTATTCTAGCTGAGCCTAACCCAGTTGACCAACAAGTAAGATGTAGAGGTCTTAACGAAGAGTTTAATTATAAAATTGATGGATTAGAAGGAATATTTGGTGGAGATGAATTAATGAACTTAGGATTGACTTTGCCTGAGTTGAAAGATTTTGAAAGCGTAAGATTCAGAATTAGAAAAGCATAG
- a CDS encoding GTP-binding protein, with the protein MYKTIGMVAHVDAGKTTLLEQILYHTNSIKEAGRVDNKNTVLDYHTIEKERGITIFSDQAVTTYNDCTYQLVDTPGHVDFSTEMERAIRILDYAIIIISAVEGIEGHTETVWQLLRKYNIPTMFFINKLDRVGADFNNTVNEIKNTFTKDLMVISSEVTSENINYLLDNPTSELIESLADYDDDILNKYIDGIEVEKEELVNTVKRLFNDNVIYPCLCGIGLKGIGIKELLRAIDTLTISGHTDGNGDFPSGTVYKIRYDNAGNKLTFIKLYNGSLKVKDTVTHRIMDNEITEKINEIRIYNGTKYTLCDKACSGQLIAVTGLGSSYIGEGMGDIEDYNDFLLVPTLKSKVIYDSSENPKEILKIFSMLTEENPSLDVLWIEELKEIHIKVMGTIQLEVLTQIVLDRFGKTIDFGTPEILYKETIASKTHGFGHFEPLKHYAEVEFDIEPAPRGSGISIDSFCSVDVLHTRWQRLSQKNIPDACKKGILTGSPLTDVLITLTTGKSHVKHTSGGDFRQATFRAIRQGIEKVDNILLEPFYQFKVKIEKYLSGRVMTDITKMHGSFDSPVTMDEHVMISGRVPVSTAMNYPSTLASFSSGKGSITFVFAGYDRCHNTDEVIERLGYDKDADKDYTSTSIFCSHGKAYGVRGSEINGD; encoded by the coding sequence ATGTATAAAACAATAGGAATGGTAGCTCATGTTGATGCAGGTAAGACAACACTTCTAGAACAAATTTTATATCATACTAACTCAATAAAAGAAGCTGGTCGAGTTGATAATAAAAATACTGTCCTTGATTATCATACTATTGAAAAAGAGAGAGGTATTACCATCTTCTCTGACCAAGCCGTAACTACTTATAATGATTGTACATATCAACTGGTTGATACTCCTGGTCATGTGGATTTTTCTACTGAAATGGAAAGAGCCATTAGGATATTGGATTATGCCATAATAATAATATCTGCTGTTGAAGGAATAGAAGGTCATACTGAAACTGTTTGGCAGCTTCTTAGAAAGTACAATATACCTACTATGTTTTTTATTAATAAATTAGACAGGGTAGGTGCTGATTTCAACAATACAGTTAATGAAATCAAGAATACTTTCACAAAAGATTTAATGGTTATATCTAGTGAAGTTACCAGTGAAAACATTAATTATTTACTTGATAATCCAACAAGTGAATTAATAGAATCTTTGGCTGACTATGATGATGATATATTGAATAAATATATAGATGGAATAGAAGTAGAGAAAGAAGAATTAGTTAATACTGTAAAGAGATTGTTTAATGATAATGTAATATATCCTTGTTTATGTGGGATTGGTTTGAAGGGTATTGGTATCAAGGAACTCTTAAGAGCTATAGATACTTTGACAATCTCTGGACATACAGATGGTAATGGTGATTTTCCATCAGGAACTGTGTATAAGATTAGATATGACAATGCAGGCAATAAGCTTACTTTTATAAAATTGTATAATGGTTCACTTAAGGTTAAAGATACCGTAACTCATAGAATTATGGATAATGAGATTACAGAAAAGATTAATGAAATAAGGATATATAATGGAACTAAATATACTCTTTGTGATAAAGCCTGTTCTGGACAACTTATTGCAGTAACTGGGCTAGGTTCATCTTATATTGGTGAAGGAATGGGTGATATAGAGGATTATAATGATTTCTTGTTGGTACCTACTTTAAAATCTAAGGTGATATATGATTCGTCTGAGAATCCTAAGGAGATCTTAAAGATTTTTTCAATGTTAACAGAGGAAAATCCTTCTCTTGATGTTTTATGGATAGAAGAATTGAAGGAAATACATATAAAAGTAATGGGTACTATTCAGCTTGAAGTATTAACTCAGATTGTATTGGACCGTTTTGGTAAAACTATTGATTTTGGTACTCCGGAAATATTATATAAAGAGACTATAGCTAGTAAAACTCATGGTTTTGGACATTTTGAACCTCTGAAGCATTATGCTGAGGTAGAGTTTGATATAGAGCCAGCTCCTAGAGGTTCTGGGATATCAATTGATTCATTTTGCAGTGTGGATGTATTACATACTAGATGGCAGAGGTTAAGTCAGAAAAACATCCCAGATGCTTGTAAGAAAGGGATTCTTACTGGTTCGCCTTTGACAGATGTGCTTATTACCCTTACTACTGGTAAATCTCATGTTAAACATACTAGTGGTGGAGATTTTAGACAGGCTACTTTTAGGGCTATTAGGCAAGGGATTGAGAAAGTTGATAATATACTGTTAGAGCCTTTTTATCAATTCAAGGTGAAGATTGAAAAATATTTGTCGGGTAGAGTAATGACTGATATAACTAAGATGCATGGTAGTTTTGATTCTCCTGTTACAATGGATGAGCATGTTATGATTAGTGGTAGGGTTCCTGTTTCGACGGCGATGAATTATCCTAGTACTCTAGCTTCTTTTTCGTCTGGTAAGGGGAGTATTACGTTTGTTTTTGCTGGTTATGATAGATGTCATAATACAGATGAGGTAATAGAGAGATTGGGGTATGATAAGGATGCTGATAAGGATTATACTTCGACTTCTATTTTTTGTTCTCATGGGAAGGCTTATGGGGTTAGGGGGAGTGAAATAAATGGGGATTAA
- a CDS encoding MFS transporter, giving the protein MITLILLIIIYLAFISLGLPDSLLGVTWPAMRLEWGMSLDAAGLVAILTTGSTVLSSFASGHVVKRFGTGKVTFISCMITGMALLGISFSPSYFWLLLLAIPLGLGAGSVDTALNNYVALHFKSHHMSWLHCFWGVGATVGPIIMAQCMLLTDSWRFGYRTIGIIQLVLALVLFMSLPLWVKHRKISASSIIEDNQITTEKPIEKNVFKLKGVKYALSTFFFYCAVEFSVGLWGSSFLIHVKNISVETAASWVAMYYGGITIGRFISGFVTFKMSNKQMIRRGQIIAMTGSILLLLPLPHYALMGSLVLIGLGLAPIFPCMIHETPTRFGKNNSQIIIGYQMAFAYIGGAFFPPLFGVLARTVSLTLFPYYLILCIMIMFLSSETLTVHTKNI; this is encoded by the coding sequence ATGATTACATTAATATTACTTATCATTATATACTTAGCATTCATTAGTTTGGGACTACCTGACAGCTTGCTTGGAGTAACTTGGCCAGCTATGCGATTGGAATGGGGTATGTCGCTAGATGCAGCAGGACTTGTTGCAATTCTAACTACAGGAAGTACCGTTTTATCAAGCTTCGCAAGTGGTCATGTAGTAAAAAGGTTCGGAACTGGTAAAGTAACTTTTATCAGTTGTATGATAACTGGAATGGCTCTGCTAGGTATTTCATTTTCCCCATCCTATTTCTGGTTATTATTATTAGCTATTCCATTAGGTCTTGGTGCAGGTTCAGTAGATACAGCACTTAATAACTATGTAGCACTTCATTTCAAATCACACCATATGAGCTGGCTTCATTGTTTTTGGGGTGTTGGAGCTACAGTAGGTCCAATTATAATGGCGCAGTGTATGTTGCTAACAGATTCATGGCGTTTCGGCTATCGTACAATTGGTATCATCCAGCTTGTTCTGGCTCTTGTATTGTTTATGAGTTTACCTTTATGGGTAAAACACAGAAAAATATCAGCCAGTAGCATAATTGAAGATAATCAGATAACTACAGAAAAACCAATAGAGAAGAATGTCTTTAAACTAAAAGGTGTGAAATATGCATTGTCAACTTTTTTCTTTTATTGTGCTGTTGAATTCTCAGTGGGTTTATGGGGAAGTAGTTTCCTTATACATGTTAAAAATATATCTGTAGAAACTGCTGCATCTTGGGTAGCTATGTATTATGGGGGTATTACCATTGGAAGATTCATATCGGGTTTTGTTACTTTTAAGATGAGTAATAAACAAATGATTCGTAGAGGTCAAATAATTGCTATGACTGGTTCCATACTGCTATTGCTCCCATTACCCCACTATGCTTTAATGGGCTCATTAGTTTTGATTGGATTAGGTCTTGCTCCTATTTTTCCTTGTATGATTCATGAGACACCAACTAGGTTTGGTAAAAATAATTCTCAAATCATTATTGGTTATCAGATGGCATTTGCTTATATAGGTGGAGCTTTCTTCCCACCATTATTTGGAGTATTAGCACGAACTGTAAGTTTAACATTATTTCCATATTATTTGATACTTTGCATTATGATTATGTTTCTTAGCTCTGAAACACTTACTGTACATACTAAAAATATTTGA
- a CDS encoding class I SAM-dependent methyltransferase, with protein sequence MIKSKAWDWSKNEDDYWLIPSIESCYLANSWASKGFHRFLDLGCGLGRHSIFFAENGFRVNSVDLSEYGINHLNNWAKKEELDIETQICDMLELPFENDTFDCIIAYNVIYHSDTKGFIKALDEIKRVLKSKGELFITLISKNTWSYQHADNYKRIDDNTILRDEHETEKDVPHFYVDIEDIKKYFVDFDFIDVPIEQTKYCLENSKYYSRHFNIIARKK encoded by the coding sequence ATGATAAAATCAAAAGCTTGGGATTGGAGTAAGAATGAAGATGACTACTGGTTAATACCTTCAATAGAATCATGTTATTTAGCTAATTCTTGGGCATCCAAAGGATTCCATAGATTTCTTGATCTAGGTTGTGGATTGGGAAGACATTCCATATTTTTTGCAGAAAACGGATTTAGGGTTAATTCTGTTGATTTATCTGAATATGGAATCAATCATCTCAACAATTGGGCTAAAAAAGAAGAGTTGGATATAGAAACACAAATATGTGATATGCTTGAACTACCCTTTGAAAATGATACATTTGATTGTATAATAGCATATAATGTTATTTATCATTCAGATACTAAAGGGTTCATTAAAGCACTAGATGAGATAAAAAGGGTATTGAAAAGTAAAGGAGAATTATTCATAACCCTTATTTCTAAAAATACTTGGTCGTACCAACACGCTGATAATTATAAAAGGATTGATGATAATACCATCTTAAGAGATGAACATGAAACTGAAAAGGACGTACCTCATTTTTATGTAGATATTGAAGATATAAAAAAATATTTCGTTGATTTTGATTTCATTGATGTTCCTATAGAACAAACAAAATATTGCTTGGAAAATTCTAAATATTATTCTAGACATTTCAATATAATAGCTAGAAAAAAATAG